A window of Primulina huaijiensis isolate GDHJ02 chromosome 9, ASM1229523v2, whole genome shotgun sequence contains these coding sequences:
- the LOC140984953 gene encoding folate-binding protein 1-like isoform X2, translating into MELKKRKKMKHNLILFLLLAISNFMLRRSYSKTGEVCISQGGRFPQFANEGKPPKKASKGHKDMTLCRVFRKRSCCDVTQTHPALLSIRRLASSGEATQDCSQLWEFLECSICDPRVGVQPGPPCICASFCNRVYEACSTAYFSMDVKAQVLAPCGSGDFVCGKASEWVSNGTELCHASGFSVSSFDYPGEASCYGGRGGLDYITNSWKTSRSKVLHGDQSNGVLEYLRQWMTNMSLNERVSWAIGGMVLTAGILFASKRKSHKQRQKHIAVQRRAKKLGTKINSVSPVGQENRRGTGR; encoded by the exons atggagttgaagaagagaaaGAAGATGAAGCACAATCTCATTTTATTCTTGTTGCTTGCAATCTCCAATTTTATGTTACGGAGATCATATA GTAAAACCGGCGAAGTGTGCATTTCTCAGGGTGGTCGGTTTCCCCAATTTGCAAATGAGGGTAAACCACCAAAAAAAGCAAGCAAGGGTCACAAGGATATGACTCTCTGCCGGGTTTTTCGCAAAAGGAGTTGCTGTGATGTAACACAGACTCATCCTGCTTTATTATCCATCAGAAGGCTTGCTTCATCTGGGGAAGCAACCCAAGATTGCTCGCAGTTATGGGAATTTTTGGAATGTTCTATCTGTGATCCACGGGTTGGTGTGCAGCCTGGACCTCCATGTATATGTGCTTCCTTTTGTAATAGAGTGTACGAAGCATGCTCAACAGCATACTTTTCTATGGATGTAAAGGCACAG GTTTTAGCACCATGCGGATCAGGCGACTTTGTTTGTGGTAAAGCTTCTGAATGGGTTTCAAATGGAACAGAGCTCTGCCATGCCTCAGGTTTCTCCGTCAGTTCATTTGACTATCCTGGAGAAGCATCATGCTATGGTGGGAGGGGTGGTCTGGATTATATTACTAATTCGTGGAAGACTTCACGTTCCAAAGTTTTACACGGAGATCAAAGTAACGGGGTTCTAGAATATTTGAGGCAGTGGATGACTAATATGTCGTTGAATGAAAGAGTTTCTTGGGCTATTGGTGGGATGGTTCTTACCGCTGGAATTTTATTTGCAAG TAAAAGGAAGAGTCACAAGCAACGTCAGAAGCACATAGCTGTTCAAAGAAGGGCAAAGAAACTGGGAACAAAGATAAATTCCGTGTCTCCCGTTGGTCAAGAAAACAGAAGAGGAACTGGAAGATGA
- the LOC140984953 gene encoding folate-binding protein 1-like isoform X3, which yields MLRGTYGKTGEVCISQGGRFPQFANEGKPPKKASKGHKDMTLCRVFRKRSCCDVTQTHPALLSIRRLASSGEATQDCSQLWEFLECSICDPRVGVQPGPPCICASFCNRVYEACSTAYFSMDVKAQVLAPCGSGDFVCGKASEWVSNGTELCHASGFSVSSFDYPGEASCYGGRGGLDYITNSWKTSRSKVLHGDQSNGVLEYLRQWMTNMSLNERVSWAIGGMVLTAGILFASKRKSHKQRQKHIAVQRRAKKLGTKINSVSPVGQENRRGTGR from the exons ATGTTACGGGGAACATATG GTAAAACCGGCGAAGTGTGCATTTCTCAGGGTGGTCGGTTTCCCCAATTTGCAAATGAGGGTAAACCACCAAAAAAAGCAAGCAAGGGTCACAAGGATATGACTCTCTGCCGGGTTTTTCGCAAAAGGAGTTGCTGTGATGTAACACAGACTCATCCTGCTTTATTATCCATCAGAAGGCTTGCTTCATCTGGGGAAGCAACCCAAGATTGCTCGCAGTTATGGGAATTTTTGGAATGTTCTATCTGTGATCCACGGGTTGGTGTGCAGCCTGGACCTCCATGTATATGTGCTTCCTTTTGTAATAGAGTGTACGAAGCATGCTCAACAGCATACTTTTCTATGGATGTAAAGGCACAG GTTTTAGCACCATGCGGATCAGGCGACTTTGTTTGTGGTAAAGCTTCTGAATGGGTTTCAAATGGAACAGAGCTCTGCCATGCCTCAGGTTTCTCCGTCAGTTCATTTGACTATCCTGGAGAAGCATCATGCTATGGTGGGAGGGGTGGTCTGGATTATATTACTAATTCGTGGAAGACTTCACGTTCCAAAGTTTTACACGGAGATCAAAGTAACGGGGTTCTAGAATATTTGAGGCAGTGGATGACTAATATGTCGTTGAATGAAAGAGTTTCTTGGGCTATTGGTGGGATGGTTCTTACCGCTGGAATTTTATTTGCAAG TAAAAGGAAGAGTCACAAGCAACGTCAGAAGCACATAGCTGTTCAAAGAAGGGCAAAGAAACTGGGAACAAAGATAAATTCCGTGTCTCCCGTTGGTCAAGAAAACAGAAGAGGAACTGGAAGATGA
- the LOC140984953 gene encoding folate-binding protein 1-like isoform X1 → MSWAIDARCIPARRKMRHVVRIKYICSMFSRRGFDVIESSKTGEVCISQGGRFPQFANEGKPPKKASKGHKDMTLCRVFRKRSCCDVTQTHPALLSIRRLASSGEATQDCSQLWEFLECSICDPRVGVQPGPPCICASFCNRVYEACSTAYFSMDVKAQVLAPCGSGDFVCGKASEWVSNGTELCHASGFSVSSFDYPGEASCYGGRGGLDYITNSWKTSRSKVLHGDQSNGVLEYLRQWMTNMSLNERVSWAIGGMVLTAGILFASKRKSHKQRQKHIAVQRRAKKLGTKINSVSPVGQENRRGTGR, encoded by the exons ATGTCTTGGGCCATAGACGCAAGGTGCATTCCTGCAAGGCGCAAGATGAGGCATGTAGTTAGAATCAAATATATTTGTTCAATGTTTTCAAGAAGAGGCTTTGATGTTATTGAAAGCA GTAAAACCGGCGAAGTGTGCATTTCTCAGGGTGGTCGGTTTCCCCAATTTGCAAATGAGGGTAAACCACCAAAAAAAGCAAGCAAGGGTCACAAGGATATGACTCTCTGCCGGGTTTTTCGCAAAAGGAGTTGCTGTGATGTAACACAGACTCATCCTGCTTTATTATCCATCAGAAGGCTTGCTTCATCTGGGGAAGCAACCCAAGATTGCTCGCAGTTATGGGAATTTTTGGAATGTTCTATCTGTGATCCACGGGTTGGTGTGCAGCCTGGACCTCCATGTATATGTGCTTCCTTTTGTAATAGAGTGTACGAAGCATGCTCAACAGCATACTTTTCTATGGATGTAAAGGCACAG GTTTTAGCACCATGCGGATCAGGCGACTTTGTTTGTGGTAAAGCTTCTGAATGGGTTTCAAATGGAACAGAGCTCTGCCATGCCTCAGGTTTCTCCGTCAGTTCATTTGACTATCCTGGAGAAGCATCATGCTATGGTGGGAGGGGTGGTCTGGATTATATTACTAATTCGTGGAAGACTTCACGTTCCAAAGTTTTACACGGAGATCAAAGTAACGGGGTTCTAGAATATTTGAGGCAGTGGATGACTAATATGTCGTTGAATGAAAGAGTTTCTTGGGCTATTGGTGGGATGGTTCTTACCGCTGGAATTTTATTTGCAAG TAAAAGGAAGAGTCACAAGCAACGTCAGAAGCACATAGCTGTTCAAAGAAGGGCAAAGAAACTGGGAACAAAGATAAATTCCGTGTCTCCCGTTGGTCAAGAAAACAGAAGAGGAACTGGAAGATGA
- the LOC140984280 gene encoding homeobox protein knotted-1-like 1 — protein sequence MDELYGFHSSVDTGFNGDVGNIIGVGLSDRQNQQMALTAEVAEIHGGITGIEMSDIIKAQIAYHPLYPDLLSAYVECRKVGAPPEMVSLLEEISKENYPSSSCSSEIGTDPELDEFMKSYCEVLHKYKEELSKPFDEATVFLSSIESQLNDLCKETLPSVTSNPSSTPINYHSADDVGGRSEEDVSCGELEAPESLESCFNQQGDEELKQMLMRKYSGYLSSLRKEFLKKRKKGKLPKNARTALLHWWNTHYRWPYPTEEEKNMLSETTALDQKQINNWFINQRKRHWRPSEDMRFAVMEGVSGGISHNYNILHDSEGLENEVLL from the exons ATGGATGAGTTATACGGATTTCATTCCTCGGTTGATACTGGTTTCAATGGAGATGTTGGTAACATTATCGGTGTTGGGCTCAGTGATCGGCAAAATCAACAGATGGCTTTAACAGCAGAAGTTGCGGAAATCCATGGAGGCATAACAGGAATTGAGATGTCAGATATAATCAAGGCTCAGATTGCATATCACCCTCTTTATCCTGATTTATTATCTGCTTATGTTGAGTGCAGAAAG GTGGGAGCACCACCAGAAATGGTTTCACTTCTTGAGGAAATCAGCAAAGAAAACTACCCTTCATCATCTTGCAGCAGTGAGATTGGAACTGATCCCGAGCTTGATGAGTTCATG aaatcaTATTGTGAAGTTCTACACAAATACAAGGAGGAACTTTCCAAACCATTTGATGAAGCCACAGTTTTCTTGAGCAGCATTGAATCTCAGCTCAATGATCTCTGCAAAGAAACCCTACCTTCTGTCACTTCTAATCCTTCATCAACACCTATTAACTATCATTCTGCAG ATGATGTTGGTGGTCGGTCCGAGGAGGACGTCAGTTGTGGTGAACTCGAGGCGCCTGAAAGCTTAGAATCGTGTTTTAACCAACAAGGAGACGAGGAGCTAAAACAAATGCTCATGCGCAAATATAGCGGGTATCTCAGCAGTTTGAGAAAAGAGTTCTTGAAGAAAAGGAAGAAGGGAAAACTCCCAAAGAATGCTAGAACAGCCTTGCTCCATTGGTGGAACACGCATTATAGGTGGCCATATCCCACG GAAGAGGAGAAAAATATGCTATCGGAGACGACAGCATTAGACCAGAAGCAGATCAATAACTGGTTCATCAATCAACGAAAACGGCACTGGAGACCGTCAGAAGACATGAGATTTGCTGTTATGGAAGGTGTTAGTGGTGGCATTAGTCACAACTATAATATTCTCCACGATTCAGAGGGTCTTGAAAACGAAGTCTTGTTGTAG
- the LOC140984678 gene encoding uncharacterized protein, with protein sequence MGERKGIIFGINKEEWCGGKLQSNHFSPEFMNLQKEWCESSSQLSPLGLKLNKSKSFLDLLHEMYGKKQEELSTNENHPNSNHSKPKTDPTNVSGYRKASNFQAALITIGSWKKLSRRAGDLTAKIYYAKRKLVWEVLEGALKSKMEVEWSQITAIRASLPDNSCGILEIELSNPPSFYQETSPQPKKHTLWHQISDFTGGPASKYRRHLVIFPPGILDKHYENLLQYDPSLFALSLKPFPSSRSSLFDPPSHEISGFSLNCNGYESQGHPYRNYPATTKEVYITSNQNSSVSDTYQPYYIPVTHNPTTWNQGPEFYVVNGSIQGQSDTTLVAQGKETFTSQNHNSNMREFIDTDNYLPGDSQNYQVEPLYTSHGFLNANFNNSNWMDTEMNYQINDNDQNMQNADGNSAISGYVCLNNMVGWVPHQDPNQRSMVATMDDYCPLNPFGSANGDFLDSVF encoded by the exons ATGGGTGAGAGAAAAGGAATTATATTTGGAATTAACAAAGAAGAATGGTGTGGAGGAAAGCTTCAGAGCAATCATTTTTCACCTGAGTTTATGAATCTTCAG AAAGAATGGTGTGAGAGTAGTTCACAGTTGAGTCCTCTCGGGTTGAAACTAAACAAATCAAAATCTTTTCTGGATTTACTGCATGAGATGTATGGGAAGAAGCAAGAAGAGTTGTCCACGAATGAAAATCATCCGAACTCGAACCATAGCAAGCCGAAAACAGATCCAACCAACGTTTCGGGATACCGGAAGGCTTCAAATTTTCAGGCAGCTCTAATAACGATTGGATCTTGGAAG AAGCTTAGCAGACGTGCAGGAGACTTGACAGCCAAAATTTACTATGCCAAACGTAAACTCGTTTGGGAGGTTTTAGAAGGAGCATTGAAGAGTAAGATGGAAGTAGAATGGTCTCAGATTACAGCCATCAGGGCCTCTCTGCCCGATAATAGTTGTGGGATTTTGGAGATTGAG TTGAGTAATCCACCTTCGTTTTATCAAGAAACTAGTCCTCAACCAAAAAAGCATACACTTTGGCACCAGATATCTGATTTCACAGGAGGTCCAGCTTCAAAGTACAG GAGGCATTTGGTAATATTCCCTCCcggaatactcgacaaacattATGAGAATCTTTTGCAATACGATCCATCACTCTTTGCTTTAAGTCTGAAGCCATTCCCAAGTTCAAGAAGTTCTCTTTTCGACCCGCCTTCACATGAGATCTCGGGTTTTTCTTTGAACTGCAATGGATATGAGTCTCAGGGTCACCCCTATAGAAACTATCCTGCAACAACAAAAGAAGTTTATATCACATCAAATCAAAATTCATCAGTATCAG ATACGTATCAGCCTTACTATATACCTGTTACTCATAATCCAACAACTTGGAATCAAGGTCCAGAATTTTATGTGGTAAATGGTAGCATTCAAGGGCAATCAGATACGACTTTAGTGGCTCAAGGAAAAGAGACTTTTACTTCTCAAAACCATAACTCAAACATGAGGGAGTTCATCGATACTGATAACTATTTGCCAGGGGATTCTCAAAATTATCAAGTGGAACCGTTGTATACTTCTCATGGTTTCTTAAATGCAAATTTCAATAACAGCAATTGGATGGACACGGAAATGAATTACCAAATTAATGATAATGATCAAAATATGCAGAATGCAGATGGAAATAGTGCCATTTCGGGCTATGTTTGCCTAAATAATATGGTCGGGTGGGTGCCCCATCAAGATCCCAACCAGAGATCTATGGTAGCTACGATGGATGATTATTGCCCACTCAATCCATTTGGTTCAGCTAATGGAGATTTTCTGGATTCTGTATTCTGA